A part of Thermotoga sp. KOL6 genomic DNA contains:
- a CDS encoding glycoside hydrolase family 3 N-terminal domain-containing protein: MDYGKLFFCGFDDFNDEVVEIIEKYSPAGILIYPGLLSKEYLFLDFLNFLSKKGKFLVSSDHEGGQLEVLKYIPSSPGNLSLGRVDSSYTEKYCELSGKIMNVLGFNMVFAPVLDLFFKGSAPVVDLRSFGSDPKLVAQHGLKACSGYLRSGVFPCVKHYPGHGRAKKDSHYELPEVDATLEELWETDLYPFRRVLEEVKDATVMTAHIRYPKIDDLPATLSKVLIKDILRERIGFKGLVVSDAMEMKAISANFSVEEIVKLFFQAGGNMILLSDYRNLPVYYETLKRLVKDEEIEKDVLERSVKIVEEYLRKAKFSGGFGFLSEVSEKALLFKEDVSLSNEEEVVVLVPSSENLSPADLTGLDYDEIPKVVSRFFKVKEVIRYNVTKGPEKKVENGLILDFVVNASMNEEALKAHLELPAEKTTYFVIRNPSDWKHFKDRRFVVTLSTKPLSIYKALRHLVGRCDA, encoded by the coding sequence ATGGACTATGGAAAACTGTTTTTCTGTGGTTTTGATGACTTCAACGATGAAGTCGTTGAAATTATTGAGAAATACTCGCCTGCGGGTATTTTAATCTATCCTGGTCTTCTTTCCAAGGAGTATCTGTTTCTCGACTTTCTGAATTTTCTCTCAAAAAAAGGGAAATTTCTTGTAAGTTCCGATCATGAGGGAGGACAACTTGAGGTTTTAAAGTACATTCCATCTTCACCAGGAAATTTGTCTCTTGGAAGAGTGGATTCTAGTTACACAGAGAAATATTGTGAGCTCTCGGGAAAAATCATGAATGTGCTTGGTTTCAACATGGTGTTTGCACCTGTTTTGGATCTCTTTTTTAAAGGAAGTGCCCCAGTTGTCGATCTGAGGAGTTTTGGAAGTGATCCGAAACTCGTAGCCCAACATGGTTTAAAAGCTTGCAGTGGATACCTAAGAAGCGGTGTTTTTCCTTGTGTGAAGCACTATCCTGGCCATGGAAGGGCAAAAAAAGATTCTCATTATGAACTTCCCGAAGTGGATGCAACTCTCGAAGAACTTTGGGAAACAGATTTGTATCCTTTCAGGAGAGTTTTAGAAGAAGTGAAAGATGCAACCGTGATGACAGCCCATATAAGATATCCCAAAATCGATGACCTTCCCGCCACCCTTTCTAAAGTATTAATCAAAGACATACTTCGAGAGAGAATAGGTTTCAAGGGTCTTGTTGTTAGTGATGCCATGGAAATGAAGGCCATTTCTGCAAATTTCTCGGTGGAGGAGATTGTGAAGCTCTTTTTCCAAGCAGGAGGGAACATGATTCTACTGAGCGACTACAGGAATTTACCAGTTTATTATGAGACTCTGAAAAGGCTTGTAAAAGATGAAGAAATTGAGAAAGATGTGTTGGAAAGATCTGTGAAAATCGTGGAAGAATATTTGAGAAAAGCAAAATTCTCTGGCGGTTTTGGATTTCTGTCTGAAGTTTCTGAAAAAGCTTTGCTTTTCAAAGAGGATGTATCTCTTTCAAATGAAGAAGAGGTTGTTGTTTTAGTGCCATCCAGTGAAAATTTGAGTCCTGCGGATTTAACGGGATTAGATTACGATGAAATTCCAAAGGTTGTCTCTAGATTTTTCAAAGTGAAAGAGGTGATCCGTTACAATGTGACAAAGGGCCCTGAGAAAAAAGTTGAAAATGGTTTGATATTGGATTTTGTAGTAAACGCGTCGATGAATGAAGAAGCTCTCAAAGCTCACTTAGAACTTCCAGCTGAGAAAACTACGTATTTTGTGATTAGAAATCCGAGTGATTGGAAACACTTCAAAGATAGAAGGTTCGTCGTTACTTTGTCAACAAAACCCCTTTCTATCTATAAAGCTTTAAGACATCTTGTAGGGAGGTGTGATGCATGA
- the rbsK gene encoding ribokinase, with the protein MIAVVGSSNVDVVLKVDHFTKPGETQKALELSFFPGGKGANQAVTVAKLGEKGCYFVTCVGNDEYGRLLIENFTLYKITGFSLIDKPTGRAFIEVTKEGENRIIIFQGANSYLTKDKIDWEMLSRSQIVLLQNEIPFETTLEVAEKFSGLVIFDPAPAQEIRKEIMQHVDFITPNEEEMKMLSMDLFGEFSTLEESAKKMLNMGTKNVIIKLGEKGVLLINQKRTYHIPAFKVKALDTTAAGDVFNGAFAVAISEGKDTESAIKFANAAAAISVTRYGAQTSIPKREEVENLLNEVKT; encoded by the coding sequence TTGATAGCAGTTGTTGGAAGTTCAAACGTCGATGTCGTTCTCAAAGTAGATCACTTTACCAAACCTGGAGAAACGCAGAAAGCTTTAGAGTTGTCCTTTTTCCCCGGTGGAAAAGGAGCAAATCAAGCCGTAACAGTAGCAAAGCTCGGAGAAAAAGGTTGTTACTTTGTAACATGTGTTGGAAACGATGAATATGGGAGATTGTTAATTGAAAATTTTACACTTTACAAAATCACAGGATTTTCTCTCATCGATAAACCGACTGGCAGAGCTTTCATTGAAGTTACAAAAGAGGGGGAAAACAGAATCATCATTTTTCAGGGTGCAAACTCCTACTTGACAAAAGATAAGATCGATTGGGAAATGCTTTCAAGAAGTCAGATAGTGCTCCTTCAAAACGAGATACCATTTGAAACTACTTTAGAAGTAGCAGAAAAGTTCTCAGGCTTGGTAATTTTTGATCCTGCGCCGGCTCAGGAAATAAGAAAAGAAATAATGCAGCACGTGGATTTTATCACACCAAACGAAGAAGAAATGAAAATGCTATCCATGGATTTGTTCGGAGAGTTCTCTACGTTGGAAGAATCAGCCAAGAAGATGTTAAATATGGGAACAAAGAACGTGATAATCAAGCTTGGCGAAAAAGGTGTCCTTTTGATCAACCAGAAAAGAACATACCATATACCGGCTTTCAAAGTAAAAGCACTCGATACAACAGCTGCGGGGGATGTGTTCAATGGTGCGTTTGCGGTTGCGATATCAGAAGGAAAAGACACTGAGAGCGCCATAAAGTTTGCTAATGCAGCTGCTGCTATATCTGTTACAAGATACGGTGCACAAACGTCCATACCTAAAAGGGAAGAAGTAGAGAATCTTCTCAACGAGGTGAAAACATGA
- a CDS encoding LacI family DNA-binding transcriptional regulator has translation MKEITIRDIAREAGVSPSTVSRVINNSAPVSDELRERVLSTIEKLGYNPNPIAQSLRRGFTNTIGFVIPDITNPFFSLIVKGAEDFLKRKKVFLMICSSNHSVEEEEKLLQMLITRKVDGLLFIGAGSHNNVIKNSLNKTKIVFVDRLYEGCEAPYVVSDNYNGMKNLINYLINIGHRSFVFLNGEKNTYSAKERLKGFLDALKERNVKEYEVYFGQFTYESGFSLAKKLRKIPDAIVCGNDLMAYGAIDALEEKGYSIPDDVSVTGFDDLPFSKHYKPSLTTVRQPFYEMGREAAKIIFHLINGKMKRKTGVVLETKLVIRETTKQRGGCGR, from the coding sequence ATGAAAGAAATAACGATAAGAGACATCGCTCGTGAGGCAGGAGTATCACCGTCTACCGTTTCCAGAGTAATAAACAACAGCGCTCCCGTAAGTGATGAGCTAAGAGAAAGAGTTTTATCGACTATAGAAAAACTCGGGTACAACCCCAATCCAATAGCACAAAGCTTGAGAAGGGGTTTCACCAACACAATTGGTTTTGTTATTCCTGATATAACCAATCCGTTTTTTTCCTTAATAGTCAAAGGGGCAGAGGATTTTCTGAAGAGAAAGAAAGTATTTTTGATGATATGTAGTTCGAATCACAGCGTTGAAGAAGAAGAGAAATTGCTTCAAATGCTTATAACAAGGAAGGTCGATGGGCTACTGTTCATAGGAGCGGGAAGTCACAATAACGTTATTAAGAATTCCCTCAACAAAACAAAAATAGTCTTTGTAGACAGGCTATATGAAGGGTGTGAAGCACCATACGTTGTTAGCGACAATTACAATGGTATGAAAAATTTGATCAACTATTTGATAAACATCGGGCACAGATCTTTTGTATTTCTAAATGGAGAAAAGAACACGTACAGTGCTAAAGAGAGACTGAAAGGGTTTCTCGACGCTTTAAAGGAACGCAACGTAAAAGAATACGAAGTATATTTTGGGCAGTTCACATACGAAAGTGGTTTTTCCCTTGCAAAAAAACTGAGAAAGATACCCGATGCAATTGTTTGTGGAAACGATTTGATGGCATATGGAGCGATAGATGCTTTAGAAGAAAAAGGCTACAGCATACCAGATGATGTCAGTGTAACAGGATTCGATGATCTTCCCTTCAGTAAGCACTACAAACCTTCGCTCACGACGGTGAGACAACCATTTTACGAAATGGGCCGCGAAGCAGCAAAAATTATCTTCCATCTGATCAACGGAAAGATGAAAAGGAAAACTGGCGTTGTTCTTGAAACAAAGCTGGTAATTAGGGAAACAACCAAACAGAGAGGAGGGTGTGGAAGGTGA
- a CDS encoding sugar ABC transporter ATP-binding protein yields the protein MKHITKRFPGVIALDRVDFDLDKGEIHALVGENGAGKSTLMKILAGILKPDEGKILLEGKETLFSSVLDAQNKGIAMIYQELHLCENLTVAENIFLGLERRWNVSKKQLFAEAKKLLEQLGFDLDPSDKVENLGVSEKQLVSIAKALSRNVKILIMDEPTATITEHEVERLFEIMRDLKGQGISIVFISHRLEEIFEIADRVTVLRDGKKVGTGRIEDFDRNEIIKMMIGRTITEMYPKFNTPEEETVFQVKNFAVPNHVEPLSFTVKKGEIFGVAGLVGCGKSELALGLFGAIESRFEEMALFGEKITKLKTPLDALKNGIVMIPEDRKIMGLVLELSVMKNIILPNTELVSHFVKIDWKKAMEMSERLVEYLKIKTPSVKQLVKNLSGGNQQKVVIAKYLLKKPRLAIFVEPTRGIDVGSKVEIYKLINRLANEGVGIIFISSELPEIVNLCDRVMVLHRGKKTALLEKEEITQENIIRAAMGVYSE from the coding sequence ATGAAGCATATTACAAAGCGTTTCCCTGGTGTAATAGCACTTGATAGAGTAGACTTCGACTTGGATAAGGGAGAAATCCACGCTCTCGTTGGAGAAAATGGAGCAGGAAAAAGCACTTTAATGAAAATATTGGCAGGTATTCTCAAACCAGATGAGGGAAAGATTCTTTTGGAAGGAAAGGAAACACTCTTTTCCTCTGTCTTGGACGCTCAAAACAAAGGAATCGCCATGATATACCAAGAATTGCATCTCTGTGAAAATCTCACAGTAGCTGAGAATATATTTTTAGGTCTAGAAAGGCGCTGGAATGTATCTAAAAAGCAACTCTTTGCAGAAGCCAAAAAATTGCTCGAACAATTGGGATTCGATTTAGATCCCAGTGATAAGGTAGAGAATCTAGGAGTTTCTGAAAAGCAACTTGTGTCTATAGCAAAAGCTCTTTCAAGAAACGTAAAAATCCTCATAATGGACGAGCCTACCGCAACCATTACTGAACATGAGGTGGAGAGACTCTTTGAAATAATGCGTGATCTTAAGGGGCAAGGAATCTCCATTGTATTCATTTCACATCGACTTGAAGAAATATTCGAGATAGCTGATAGAGTGACTGTATTGAGGGATGGGAAAAAGGTAGGTACCGGTAGGATAGAAGATTTTGATAGAAACGAAATCATCAAAATGATGATAGGAAGAACCATTACAGAAATGTACCCAAAGTTCAACACACCTGAGGAAGAAACAGTTTTTCAAGTAAAAAACTTCGCCGTTCCAAATCACGTAGAACCCCTTTCTTTCACGGTTAAGAAAGGAGAAATTTTTGGTGTAGCAGGTTTGGTGGGATGTGGAAAAAGTGAGTTAGCCTTGGGACTATTCGGAGCTATAGAATCCCGATTTGAAGAAATGGCTCTTTTCGGGGAAAAAATCACCAAACTTAAAACCCCGCTAGATGCTTTAAAGAACGGGATCGTTATGATACCGGAGGACAGAAAGATAATGGGCCTTGTTCTAGAACTGAGTGTTATGAAAAACATTATTCTTCCAAACACAGAATTGGTTTCGCATTTTGTAAAAATCGACTGGAAGAAGGCAATGGAAATGAGTGAGAGACTCGTGGAATACTTGAAAATCAAAACGCCATCTGTAAAACAGTTGGTCAAAAATCTTTCGGGCGGAAACCAGCAGAAAGTTGTGATAGCAAAATATCTCCTTAAAAAACCTCGTCTGGCCATATTCGTGGAACCAACGCGCGGTATAGATGTGGGATCGAAAGTTGAAATATACAAATTGATAAATCGATTAGCAAACGAGGGTGTAGGCATCATTTTTATATCCTCAGAATTACCTGAAATAGTGAATCTTTGCGATCGTGTCATGGTTTTGCACAGAGGAAAGAAGACAGCCTTGCTTGAAAAAGAAGAAATTACTCAGGAAAACATAATAAGAGCAGCAATGGGGGTGTACAGTGAATGA
- a CDS encoding ROK family transcriptional regulator has protein sequence MILSPTQHQILRVLIEHEKVSMKGIAKELSINPSTVSRNFRPLIESGFVVKTEELAPGSQGGRKTSLFSVNPSKFFVGGIGIEQNRLMGVVIDVRGNPVHTFEKHEDLTGSNFLPALLETMKTILRKYRSIIGISIGMPGIIQNGEVIVSSAIKIENLELANLIEKSIGLKSIVLNDANAAVVGSSYRRKNVVYFLLSVPYYLNLPVGIGAGLWLEDRLYEGSKGAAGEFEEHTLPPILDEPLNIDETNLKLLPFKVFSELLEKLISISSFVAYLFDPEALVFGGDIVLFPDIFVKELEKEIRKRLQKRRISETEILFDEKGLWTTAFGAARAFWKKIVRDYEFAQEVIRLVKE, from the coding sequence ATGATTCTTTCTCCAACCCAACACCAAATCTTACGAGTTCTGATAGAACACGAAAAAGTTTCTATGAAGGGAATTGCAAAAGAGCTTTCCATAAATCCTTCGACTGTTTCAAGAAATTTCCGGCCACTGATTGAATCAGGTTTTGTTGTAAAAACAGAAGAACTTGCACCTGGTTCACAAGGTGGTAGGAAAACCAGTCTTTTTTCGGTGAATCCAAGCAAGTTTTTCGTTGGAGGTATCGGTATCGAACAAAACAGGTTAATGGGCGTGGTGATAGATGTTAGAGGGAATCCTGTTCATACCTTTGAAAAGCATGAGGATCTTACAGGGAGCAACTTCCTCCCTGCTTTGCTTGAAACAATGAAAACGATTCTTAGGAAATACAGGAGTATAATTGGCATCTCAATTGGAATGCCAGGAATCATTCAAAATGGAGAGGTAATCGTTTCTTCTGCAATAAAAATTGAAAACCTTGAGCTTGCAAATTTGATCGAAAAAAGCATTGGCCTAAAATCCATTGTTCTCAATGATGCTAATGCTGCTGTGGTGGGTTCGTCATATCGGCGAAAGAATGTGGTGTACTTTCTTCTTTCTGTCCCATATTATTTGAATCTTCCGGTAGGGATTGGTGCAGGGCTTTGGCTTGAAGATAGGTTGTACGAAGGTTCGAAAGGAGCCGCCGGTGAATTTGAGGAACACACTCTTCCTCCCATTCTCGATGAACCGTTGAATATAGACGAAACGAACCTAAAATTACTTCCCTTTAAAGTCTTTTCGGAACTCTTGGAGAAGCTGATCTCGATATCTTCCTTTGTAGCCTATTTGTTCGATCCAGAAGCACTCGTATTCGGTGGCGATATCGTCCTTTTTCCAGATATATTTGTAAAGGAGCTTGAAAAGGAAATTAGAAAACGTCTTCAAAAAAGGCGTATTTCGGAAACTGAAATTTTATTTGATGAAAAAGGTCTTTGGACAACAGCTTTCGGTGCTGCTCGTGCTTTCTGGAAAAAGATAGTGAGAGACTACGAATTTGCTCAAGAGGTTATCAGGTTGGTCAAAGAATGA
- a CDS encoding ABC transporter permease encodes MKKIWHLARSYPVVIGFIALVTVLSILSDRFLTVSNFLNVLRQVSIQAIIAFGMTIVIISGGIDLSVGSVFAFSAVVLASLLKQIGSIPLAILLSLGIGIMLGAFNGLLIAKAKLQPFIVTLATMAIARSFTLLYTNGMPITGFSRTFTFIGRGEIASIPIPVLIMFGVFFLTWYLLSQTKLGLYAYAIGGNEEAVRLSGVNVDRYKISFYVISGLYSAISGIILTARLNSAQPIFGQGYELDAIAAVVLGGASLTGGKGTVLGTLFGALIMGIINNGLNLLNVSPFYQQAVKGSIILAAVLLEREK; translated from the coding sequence ATGAAAAAAATATGGCATCTCGCAAGAAGTTATCCTGTTGTAATCGGTTTCATAGCTTTGGTAACAGTTTTATCGATCTTGTCCGATCGATTTCTTACTGTTTCCAACTTCCTCAATGTTTTAAGGCAAGTTTCCATTCAAGCAATTATTGCTTTTGGAATGACGATCGTTATCATTTCCGGTGGTATAGATCTTTCAGTGGGTTCCGTGTTCGCTTTTAGTGCTGTTGTTCTCGCTTCCTTATTGAAGCAAATCGGATCTATACCCCTTGCAATTCTTCTAAGTCTTGGAATAGGAATAATGCTGGGTGCGTTCAACGGATTGTTAATAGCGAAAGCAAAGTTACAACCCTTTATTGTCACGCTTGCAACAATGGCAATCGCTAGAAGCTTTACACTCTTGTATACAAACGGTATGCCAATAACTGGGTTTAGTCGGACATTCACTTTCATAGGAAGAGGTGAGATCGCGTCGATACCTATCCCTGTTCTGATCATGTTTGGTGTTTTCTTTCTCACATGGTATCTTCTGTCTCAAACAAAGTTGGGACTTTATGCATACGCCATTGGTGGGAACGAGGAAGCAGTTAGACTCAGTGGTGTAAATGTAGATAGATACAAAATTTCTTTCTACGTAATAAGTGGACTGTACAGTGCTATAAGTGGGATCATCCTAACAGCTAGACTCAATAGTGCTCAACCTATATTTGGTCAAGGTTATGAACTCGACGCCATAGCGGCTGTCGTGTTGGGAGGAGCCAGTTTGACAGGTGGTAAGGGAACAGTTTTGGGAACTCTTTTCGGTGCACTGATTATGGGGATTATAAACAATGGGCTTAATCTCCTTAATGTATCTCCGTTTTATCAGCAAGCCGTAAAAGGAAGTATCATACTCGCGGCAGTGCTTTTAGAAAGGGAAAAATAA
- a CDS encoding sugar phosphate isomerase/epimerase: MKIGFLTVALGTLRLEEIVDWASSVGFEALEIAAWPLSNERDFSATTIDVNTFTKEKAKDLKVLLEKKGMIISSLAYYDNNLDVNLEKRRFVNEHLKKVIDVASWLGVELVGTFVGRDVSKNVEENIKEFEKVFKPLIGYAESKNVRLMIENCPMVGWQEPEKIGNVFYSPQIWREIFRITPDSFGLNLDPSHLYWLGIDYMKVIEEFSNRIFHVHAKDVEVKDDLLYNQGIFGYFGTNLHGKSWWEYRLPGFGEIDWSDFIRSLKKAGYDFVISIEHEDPVWSGTVEKSKKGLRMGLEFLKEFT; encoded by the coding sequence ATGAAAATAGGTTTTCTCACAGTAGCTTTAGGAACTCTAAGACTAGAAGAGATAGTAGATTGGGCTTCTAGTGTGGGTTTTGAAGCTCTTGAGATTGCTGCATGGCCTTTATCGAACGAGAGAGATTTTTCGGCAACAACGATAGATGTTAATACGTTCACAAAGGAAAAAGCAAAAGATTTGAAGGTTTTATTGGAAAAGAAGGGTATGATAATTTCTTCACTTGCGTATTACGATAACAACTTAGATGTCAACTTGGAGAAAAGGCGTTTCGTAAACGAGCATTTGAAAAAGGTAATCGATGTTGCTAGCTGGTTGGGAGTAGAGCTTGTGGGAACGTTTGTAGGAAGGGACGTTTCAAAAAACGTTGAAGAAAACATTAAGGAATTCGAGAAAGTTTTTAAGCCATTAATCGGTTATGCCGAGAGTAAAAATGTGAGGCTGATGATAGAAAATTGCCCTATGGTTGGATGGCAGGAACCTGAGAAAATAGGTAATGTGTTTTATTCTCCACAAATTTGGAGAGAAATCTTTCGTATAACCCCAGATTCTTTTGGCTTGAATCTTGATCCTTCTCATCTGTATTGGTTGGGAATAGACTATATGAAGGTGATAGAAGAGTTTAGTAATAGGATTTTTCATGTTCATGCCAAGGATGTGGAAGTAAAGGACGACTTACTTTACAATCAAGGTATATTCGGATATTTTGGGACAAACCTGCATGGGAAAAGCTGGTGGGAATACAGATTGCCAGGTTTTGGAGAGATAGATTGGTCAGATTTTATCAGATCTTTGAAAAAAGCAGGGTATGACTTTGTTATAAGTATAGAGCATGAAGATCCTGTATGGAGTGGTACAGTGGAAAAATCCAAGAAGGGGCTCAGAATGGGGCTGGAATTTTTGAAAGAATTTACATGA
- a CDS encoding substrate-binding domain-containing protein — protein MKRFIVMLLVILGLVGLFAEKLRIGVAIPAADHGWTAGVVWWAKYAIDQYKNDPNVEFYLVTAREPSEQIAQVQALLTKGIDALVILPYESAPLTPICVQAFREGVYTVIVDRGITSEEYNVYIAGDNYMYGYLAGKYIGEKLNGKGNVVIIEGIPSVINTERVNAFKDALKLYPGIKIIAQQPGYWSREKAFEVMQNILTKFNDIDAVWTGDDDMLHGVLLALKQAGWNKDIVLVGGAGEKNIVKMIMEGHPWIEVDFTYPPNMIATAINLAVMGLRGESLNGFYQKGIPRKIILSTETITKENAKDYYYPESVF, from the coding sequence ATGAAAAGGTTTATTGTCATGCTCTTAGTGATACTCGGGTTGGTAGGGCTGTTTGCGGAAAAGTTGAGGATAGGAGTAGCTATTCCGGCAGCTGATCATGGTTGGACAGCAGGGGTTGTATGGTGGGCCAAGTATGCAATCGACCAGTACAAGAACGATCCAAATGTGGAATTTTATCTTGTCACTGCAAGGGAACCGAGTGAACAAATTGCTCAGGTTCAAGCTCTCTTGACAAAGGGAATAGATGCTCTAGTGATACTCCCATATGAATCCGCGCCTTTAACACCTATATGTGTTCAAGCGTTTAGAGAAGGAGTATACACAGTTATAGTTGACAGAGGAATAACTTCAGAAGAATACAACGTTTATATTGCAGGAGATAACTATATGTACGGATATCTGGCTGGAAAGTACATTGGAGAAAAACTCAACGGTAAAGGAAACGTTGTAATAATTGAAGGTATACCCTCTGTAATAAATACGGAAAGGGTCAATGCCTTTAAGGATGCACTGAAACTGTATCCGGGAATTAAGATAATAGCTCAACAACCCGGATATTGGAGTAGGGAAAAAGCGTTCGAAGTTATGCAAAATATACTGACAAAATTCAACGATATAGACGCAGTGTGGACAGGTGACGATGACATGTTACATGGTGTTTTACTGGCTTTGAAACAAGCTGGATGGAACAAGGACATCGTTCTTGTTGGAGGAGCAGGAGAAAAGAACATAGTGAAAATGATAATGGAAGGACATCCTTGGATAGAAGTGGATTTCACGTACCCACCCAACATGATAGCCACCGCTATCAATTTGGCTGTGATGGGTTTGAGAGGCGAATCCTTGAACGGTTTCTATCAAAAAGGAATTCCTAGAAAGATAATACTTTCAACGGAAACAATTACCAAAGAAAATGCAAAAGATTACTACTATCCGGAGTCAGTATTCTGA
- the rbsB gene encoding ribose ABC transporter substrate-binding protein RbsB, translated as MKRYLGIVLLVILLTGSIFGAKFVIGLSLSTLNNPFFVTLRDGALDTAQKLGIELIVVDAQDNPAKQLNDIEDLIQRKVDLIIINPTDSDAIVTAVESANEAGIPVITVDRASNGGKVVCHIASDNVEGGRMAARYIAQVLNGKGKVVELVGIPGTSAARDRGKGFEEELAKYPGLELVAKQTANFNRAEGLTVMENILEAHPDIDAVFAQNDEMALGAIEAIRAAGKLDQIIVVGFDAIPDAIEAIKKGDMEATIAQQPYLMGQLAVTKAFEYLTTGTVFFPVELKLVTKENVE; from the coding sequence ATGAAAAGGTATCTCGGTATTGTGCTTCTGGTAATTTTGTTGACTGGTAGCATCTTTGGAGCAAAATTTGTGATAGGATTGTCCTTGTCAACTCTTAACAACCCGTTCTTTGTCACTCTGAGAGACGGTGCATTAGACACGGCTCAAAAATTGGGGATAGAGCTAATAGTGGTAGACGCTCAAGACAACCCTGCCAAACAACTGAATGACATTGAAGATTTGATTCAAAGAAAAGTAGATCTGATAATCATCAATCCAACCGACAGTGACGCCATAGTTACGGCTGTGGAAAGTGCAAATGAAGCAGGAATTCCAGTAATAACCGTTGACAGGGCTTCGAACGGAGGAAAGGTAGTTTGTCACATTGCTTCAGACAACGTCGAGGGAGGAAGAATGGCCGCAAGATATATCGCACAGGTTTTGAACGGAAAAGGCAAGGTTGTAGAACTTGTTGGAATACCTGGAACATCCGCTGCGAGAGACAGAGGGAAAGGATTTGAAGAGGAATTGGCGAAATATCCCGGTTTAGAGCTCGTGGCGAAACAAACAGCCAATTTCAACAGAGCAGAAGGTCTAACAGTTATGGAAAATATATTGGAAGCACATCCCGACATCGATGCTGTGTTCGCACAGAACGATGAAATGGCCCTCGGAGCCATCGAAGCCATAAGAGCTGCCGGAAAACTTGATCAAATAATAGTAGTTGGTTTCGATGCTATTCCCGATGCTATCGAAGCAATTAAGAAAGGAGACATGGAAGCAACAATTGCACAACAACCATATCTGATGGGACAATTAGCGGTAACAAAAGCTTTCGAATATCTCACCACCGGTACCGTATTCTTCCCAGTTGAGCTGAAACTTGTTACCAAAGAGAATGTTGAATAA
- the rbsD gene encoding D-ribose pyranase, producing the protein MKKTGILNSEISKIVAEMGHMDLLTIADLGFPIPQGVKKVDLVIDNGRPGLLEVVEVILKELKVEKIILAEEMKTVNSSTLQKLVELIEEINGPVKVEFVPHEEFKKISRDSKGIIRTGANVPYSNVILVGGVTF; encoded by the coding sequence GTGAAAAAGACCGGCATATTGAATTCAGAGATTTCTAAAATTGTAGCGGAAATGGGACATATGGATCTGTTAACAATCGCAGATCTTGGTTTTCCAATTCCTCAAGGTGTCAAAAAGGTTGATTTGGTAATAGACAATGGCAGGCCTGGTCTTCTTGAAGTCGTCGAGGTGATATTGAAAGAATTGAAAGTGGAAAAAATCATATTGGCAGAAGAAATGAAAACGGTAAATTCCTCTACACTCCAAAAGCTTGTTGAGTTAATAGAAGAGATAAATGGCCCTGTAAAAGTGGAATTCGTGCCGCATGAAGAATTCAAAAAAATATCTAGAGATTCCAAAGGGATCATAAGAACAGGTGCAAACGTTCCCTATTCAAATGTGATACTCGTTGGGGGTGTTACATTTTGA